From one Nonomuraea polychroma genomic stretch:
- the rpoB gene encoding DNA-directed RNA polymerase subunit beta: MAASRNASAVPAGPRRVSFARIQEPLEVPDLLALQTESFDWLLGNEKWKARVEAARQAGRKDVPTQSGLEEIFEEISPIEDFSGTMSLSFRDHRFEPPKYSVDECKDKDMTFSAPMFVTAEFINNTTGEIKSQTVFMGDFPLMTPKGTFIINGTERVVVSQLVRSPGVYFERNVDKTSDKDLYGCKVIPSRGAWLEFEIDKRDSVGVRIDRKRKQAVTVLLKALGWTSDQILERFGQYESMRATLEKDHTAGQDDALLDIYRKLRPGEPPTKESAQTLLENLYFNPKRYDLAKVGRYKINKKLGVDAEITQGTLTEDDIVATIEYIVRLHAGEESMPGAGDREVIVEVDDIDHFGNRRLRSVGELIQNQVRLGLARMERVVRERMTTQDVEAITPQTLINIRPVVASIKEFFGTSQLSQFMDQTNPLAGLTHKRRLSALGPGGLSRERAGFEVRDVHPSHYGRMCPIETPEGPNIGLIGSLASYGRINAFGFVETPYRKVVDGKVTEQIDYLTADEEDRYVKAQANTALNADGSFAESRVLVRTKGGETELARAEEVDYIDVSPRQMVSVATAMIPFLEHDDANRALMGSNMQRQSVPLLKSEAPLVGTGMEYRAATDAGDVISAEKAGVVEEVSADYITVMNDDGTRTTYRVAKFKRSNQGTSFNQKPIVAEGDRVEVNQVIADGPCTDKGEMALGKNLLVAFMPWEGHNYEDAIILSQRLVQDDVLSSIHIEEHEVDARDTKLGPEEITRDIPNVSEEVLADLDERGIIRIGAEVVPGDILVGKVTPKGETELTPEERLLRAIFGEKAREVRDTSLKVPHGEQGKVIGVRVFSREEGDELPPGVNELVRVYVAQKRKITDGDKLAGRHGNKGVISKILPVEDMPFLEDGTPVDIILNPLGVPGRMNVGQVLETHLGWIAARGWDISGIQEAWADRLREKGFEKVAPRTNVATPVFDGAHEAEIVGLLSNTVANRDGDRMVQETGKAQLFDGRSGEPFPYPISVGYIYILKLLHLVDDKIHARSTGPYSMITQQPLGGKAQFGGQRFGEMEVWALEAYGAAYALQELLTIKSDDVLGRVKVYEAIVKGENIPEPGIPESFKVLIKEMQSLCLNVEVLSSDGMSIEMRDTDEDVFRAAEELGIDLSRREPSSVEEV; encoded by the coding sequence TTGGCAGCCTCGCGCAACGCCTCCGCCGTACCCGCTGGTCCCCGTCGCGTGTCATTTGCGCGCATCCAGGAGCCTCTCGAAGTTCCTGACCTTCTCGCTCTGCAGACCGAGTCTTTCGATTGGCTGCTCGGAAACGAGAAGTGGAAGGCCCGGGTAGAGGCGGCTCGTCAGGCCGGGCGCAAGGACGTCCCGACCCAGTCGGGCCTCGAAGAGATCTTCGAAGAGATCAGTCCGATCGAGGACTTCTCGGGGACCATGTCCTTGTCGTTCCGCGACCACCGCTTCGAGCCGCCGAAGTACTCCGTAGACGAGTGCAAAGACAAGGACATGACCTTCTCCGCCCCGATGTTCGTGACGGCGGAGTTCATCAATAACACCACTGGTGAGATCAAGAGCCAGACGGTGTTCATGGGGGATTTCCCGCTCATGACGCCGAAGGGCACGTTCATCATCAACGGCACCGAGCGTGTCGTGGTCTCGCAGCTGGTCCGTTCGCCTGGCGTCTATTTCGAACGTAATGTCGACAAGACGTCGGACAAGGATCTGTACGGCTGCAAGGTCATCCCGTCGCGCGGTGCGTGGCTGGAGTTCGAGATCGACAAGCGCGACAGCGTCGGTGTGCGCATCGACCGTAAGCGCAAGCAGGCCGTCACCGTGCTTCTTAAGGCACTGGGCTGGACCAGCGATCAGATTCTCGAGCGTTTCGGCCAGTACGAGTCGATGCGGGCCACCCTGGAGAAGGACCACACGGCCGGCCAGGATGACGCGCTGCTGGACATTTATCGCAAGCTGCGGCCGGGTGAGCCGCCGACCAAGGAGTCGGCGCAGACCTTGCTGGAGAATCTCTACTTCAATCCCAAGCGGTATGACCTGGCCAAGGTGGGCCGCTACAAGATCAACAAGAAGCTGGGTGTCGACGCGGAGATCACCCAGGGCACGCTGACCGAAGACGACATCGTCGCCACGATCGAGTACATCGTCCGCCTGCACGCGGGCGAGGAGTCGATGCCGGGCGCGGGTGACCGCGAGGTCATCGTCGAGGTCGACGACATCGACCACTTCGGCAACCGCCGCCTGCGTAGCGTCGGCGAGTTGATCCAGAACCAGGTCCGTCTGGGCCTGGCCCGTATGGAGCGGGTCGTGCGTGAGCGCATGACCACGCAGGACGTCGAGGCGATCACGCCGCAGACCCTGATCAACATCCGCCCGGTCGTGGCGTCGATCAAGGAGTTCTTCGGCACTTCGCAGCTGTCGCAGTTCATGGACCAGACCAACCCGCTGGCTGGCCTGACGCACAAGCGGCGTCTGTCCGCGCTGGGTCCCGGTGGTCTGTCCCGTGAGCGGGCCGGCTTCGAGGTCCGTGACGTGCACCCGTCCCACTATGGCCGGATGTGCCCGATCGAGACCCCTGAAGGTCCCAACATCGGTCTGATCGGCTCGCTGGCCTCCTACGGCCGGATCAACGCGTTCGGCTTCGTCGAGACTCCTTACCGCAAGGTCGTCGACGGCAAGGTGACCGAACAGATCGACTACCTCACCGCCGACGAAGAGGACCGCTACGTCAAGGCGCAGGCCAACACGGCGCTCAACGCCGACGGATCGTTCGCCGAGTCCCGCGTCCTGGTCCGCACCAAGGGCGGTGAGACCGAGCTCGCCCGTGCCGAGGAGGTCGACTACATCGACGTGTCGCCGCGCCAGATGGTGTCGGTGGCCACCGCGATGATCCCCTTCCTGGAGCACGACGACGCCAACCGGGCGCTCATGGGCTCCAACATGCAGCGCCAGTCGGTGCCGCTGCTCAAGAGCGAGGCGCCGCTGGTCGGCACCGGCATGGAATACCGTGCCGCGACCGACGCCGGCGACGTCATCAGCGCCGAGAAGGCCGGTGTGGTCGAGGAGGTCTCCGCCGACTACATCACCGTCATGAACGACGACGGCACCCGGACCACCTACCGCGTCGCGAAGTTCAAGCGCTCCAACCAGGGCACGAGCTTCAACCAGAAGCCCATCGTGGCCGAGGGCGACCGGGTGGAGGTCAACCAGGTCATCGCCGACGGCCCGTGCACCGACAAGGGTGAGATGGCGCTGGGCAAGAACCTTCTGGTGGCGTTCATGCCGTGGGAGGGCCACAACTACGAAGACGCGATCATCCTGTCGCAGCGGCTGGTGCAGGACGACGTGCTGTCCTCGATCCACATCGAGGAGCACGAGGTCGACGCCCGGGACACCAAGCTGGGCCCGGAGGAGATCACCCGGGACATCCCGAACGTCTCCGAGGAGGTGCTGGCCGACCTGGACGAGCGGGGCATCATCCGCATCGGCGCCGAGGTCGTGCCCGGTGACATCCTGGTCGGCAAGGTCACCCCGAAGGGTGAGACCGAGCTGACGCCGGAGGAGCGGCTGCTGCGTGCGATCTTCGGTGAGAAGGCCCGTGAGGTCCGTGACACCTCGTTGAAGGTGCCGCACGGCGAGCAGGGCAAGGTCATCGGGGTGCGGGTGTTCTCCCGTGAGGAGGGTGATGAGCTTCCTCCGGGCGTCAACGAGCTGGTCCGCGTCTATGTGGCGCAGAAGCGCAAGATCACCGATGGTGACAAGCTGGCCGGCCGGCACGGCAACAAGGGTGTCATCTCCAAGATCCTGCCGGTCGAGGACATGCCGTTCCTGGAGGACGGCACCCCGGTCGACATCATCCTCAACCCGCTGGGCGTGCCCGGCCGGATGAACGTCGGCCAGGTGCTGGAGACCCACCTCGGCTGGATCGCCGCCAGAGGCTGGGACATCTCCGGCATCCAGGAGGCCTGGGCCGACCGGCTGCGCGAGAAGGGCTTCGAGAAGGTCGCCCCGCGCACCAACGTCGCCACCCCGGTCTTCGACGGCGCGCACGAGGCGGAGATCGTCGGCCTGCTCAGCAACACCGTGGCCAACCGCGACGGTGACCGCATGGTGCAGGAGACCGGCAAGGCCCAGCTGTTCGACGGTCGCTCCGGCGAGCCGTTCCCGTACCCGATCTCGGTCGGCTACATCTACATCCTCAAGCTGCTCCACCTGGTCGACGACAAGATTCACGCTCGGTCGACCGGCCCCTACTCCATGATCACCCAGCAGCCGCTCGGCGGTAAGGCCCAGTTCGGTGGGCAGCGCTTCGGTGAGATGGAGGTGTGGGCGCTGGAGGCGTACGGCGCCGCCTACGCCCTGCAGGAGCTGCTGACCATCAAGTCCGACGACGTCCTCGGCCGAGTGAAGGTCTACGAGGCCATCGTCAAGGGCGAGAACATCCCCGAGCCCGGCATTCCGGAGTCCTTCAAGGTCCTCATCAAGGAAATGCAGTCGCTGTGCCTGAACGTCGAGGTGCTCTCCAGCGACGGCATGTCCATCGAGATGCGCGACACCGACGAGGACGTCTTCCGCGCCGCGGAGGAGCTCGGCATCGATCTGTCCCGGCGTGAGCCGAGCAGCGTGGAAGAAGTCTGA
- a CDS encoding DNA-directed RNA polymerase subunit beta', giving the protein MLDVNFFDELRIGLATADDIRQWSHGEVKKPETINYRTLKPEKDGLFCEKIFGPTRDWECYCGKYKRVRFKGIICERCGVEVTRAKVRRERMGHIELAAPVTHIWYFKGVPSRLGYLLDLAPKDLEKVIYFAAYMITHVDTEMRERDLPSLEAKISVERQHIEQRRDADVEARQKKLEADLAELEAAGAKGDQRRKVREGAEREMRQLRDRAQRELDRLDEVWSRFKNLKVQDLEGDELLYREMRDRFGRYFKGGMGAQAIQDRLISFDLDAEAENLRETIRSGKGQKKARALKRLKVVSAFLNTTNSPRGMVLDCIPVIPPDLRPMVQLDGGRFATSDLNDLYRRVINRNNRLKRLLDLGAPEIIVNNEKRMLQEAVDALFDNGRRGRPVTGPGNRPLKSLSDMLKGKQGRFRQNLLGKRVDYSGRSVIVVGPQLKLHQCGLPKQMALELFKPFVMKRLVDLNHAQNIKSAKRMVERARPVVWDVLEEVITEHPVLLNRAPTLHRLGIQAFEPQLVEGKAIQIHPLVCTAFNADFDGDQMAVHLPLSAEAQAEARILMLSTNNILKPADGKPVTMPTQDMVIGLYWLTTQKDGAIGEGRVFGSIAEAQMAFDRGELEIQAKIQIRLKDVLPPRDWVAPEGWEQGDPLRLETTFGRCLFNQTLPESYPFVDFQVGKKQLSVIVNELAETYPKIEVAASLDALKDAGFRWATRSGVTISIEDVVAPPNKTEIMENYERRADKVQREYERGLITDEERRQELIEIWTHATADVETDMVNAFPATNPVWMMVNSGARGNKMQVRQIAGIRGLVSNTKGETIPRPIKASFREGLSVLEYFISTHGQRKGLADTALRTADSGYLTRRLVDVAQDVIVREIDCGTDRAVPLHVADRDASGNLVKAENAESNVHGRILAEDVEVDGKVIVPAGVDINDTHVTKLVEAGVETVRTRSALVCEAKIGVCATCYGRSLATGKLVDVGEAVGIIAAQSIGEPGTQLTMRTFHTGGVAGADITHGLPRVTELFEARIPKGVAPISEAEGRVRIDETDKTRKIVITPDDGSEEIAYPVSMRSRLLVQDGQRVSVGQQLVAGAVNPNEVLRILGPRAVQLHLVAEVQQVYRSQGVSIHDKHIEIIVRQMLKRVNVLESGDTDLLPGELVERPRFELMNRETVAEGGSPAAGRPVLMGITKASLATESWLSAASFQETTRVLTDAAIHAKSDSLLGLKENVIIGKLIPAGTGMPQYRNIRVEPTEEAKAAMYTVGGYDGSAADYTFGTGSGEAVPLEEYDFGQYNR; this is encoded by the coding sequence ATGCTAGACGTCAACTTCTTCGACGAGCTCAGGATCGGTCTTGCGACCGCCGACGACATCCGTCAGTGGTCGCACGGCGAGGTCAAGAAGCCCGAGACGATCAACTACCGAACCCTCAAGCCGGAAAAGGACGGGCTCTTCTGCGAGAAGATCTTCGGCCCCACCCGGGACTGGGAGTGCTACTGCGGTAAGTACAAGCGCGTCCGGTTCAAGGGCATCATCTGTGAGCGCTGCGGCGTCGAGGTGACCCGGGCCAAGGTGCGCCGTGAGCGGATGGGCCACATCGAGCTGGCCGCGCCGGTCACGCACATCTGGTACTTCAAGGGCGTCCCGTCGCGCCTCGGCTACCTGCTCGACCTGGCCCCGAAGGACCTGGAGAAGGTCATCTACTTCGCGGCCTACATGATCACGCATGTCGACACCGAGATGCGTGAGCGTGACCTGCCCTCGCTGGAGGCGAAGATCTCCGTCGAGCGGCAGCACATCGAGCAGCGCCGCGACGCCGACGTCGAGGCCCGGCAGAAGAAGCTCGAGGCCGACCTGGCCGAGCTGGAGGCTGCCGGCGCCAAGGGCGACCAGCGCCGCAAGGTCCGCGAGGGCGCCGAGCGCGAGATGCGCCAGCTGCGCGACCGCGCCCAGCGTGAGCTGGACCGGCTCGACGAGGTCTGGAGCCGCTTCAAGAACCTCAAGGTCCAGGACCTCGAGGGCGACGAGCTGCTCTACCGCGAGATGCGTGACCGCTTCGGCCGCTACTTCAAGGGCGGCATGGGTGCGCAGGCGATCCAGGACCGCCTGATCAGCTTCGACCTCGACGCCGAGGCCGAAAACCTGCGCGAGACCATCCGCAGCGGCAAGGGCCAGAAGAAGGCCCGCGCGCTCAAGCGGCTCAAGGTCGTGTCGGCGTTCCTCAACACCACCAACTCGCCGCGTGGCATGGTGCTGGACTGCATTCCGGTCATCCCGCCGGACCTGCGCCCGATGGTGCAGCTCGACGGTGGCCGGTTCGCGACGTCCGACCTCAACGACCTCTACCGCCGGGTCATCAACCGGAACAACCGCCTCAAGCGTCTGCTCGACCTCGGCGCGCCCGAGATCATCGTGAACAACGAGAAGCGGATGCTGCAGGAGGCCGTGGACGCGCTGTTCGACAACGGCCGCCGCGGTCGCCCGGTCACCGGTCCCGGCAACCGGCCGCTGAAGTCCCTCAGCGACATGCTGAAGGGTAAGCAGGGTCGTTTCCGCCAGAACCTGCTGGGCAAGCGAGTCGACTACTCCGGCCGTTCGGTCATCGTCGTCGGCCCGCAGCTCAAGCTGCACCAGTGCGGTCTGCCCAAGCAGATGGCGCTGGAGCTGTTCAAGCCGTTCGTGATGAAGAGGCTCGTGGACCTCAACCACGCGCAGAACATCAAGTCGGCCAAGCGGATGGTCGAGCGTGCCCGTCCCGTGGTGTGGGACGTGCTCGAAGAGGTCATCACCGAGCACCCGGTGCTGCTCAACCGCGCTCCGACGCTCCACCGCCTGGGCATCCAGGCGTTCGAGCCGCAGCTGGTCGAGGGCAAGGCCATCCAGATCCACCCGCTCGTCTGCACCGCGTTCAACGCGGACTTCGACGGCGACCAGATGGCCGTGCACCTGCCGCTGTCGGCTGAGGCCCAGGCCGAGGCACGCATCCTGATGCTCTCGACCAACAACATCCTCAAGCCGGCCGACGGCAAGCCCGTGACGATGCCCACTCAGGACATGGTCATCGGCCTCTACTGGCTGACCACCCAGAAGGACGGCGCGATCGGCGAGGGCCGCGTGTTCGGCTCGATCGCCGAGGCGCAGATGGCCTTCGACCGTGGCGAGCTGGAGATCCAGGCGAAGATCCAGATCCGGCTGAAGGACGTCCTGCCGCCGCGCGACTGGGTCGCTCCCGAGGGCTGGGAGCAGGGTGACCCGCTCAGGCTGGAGACGACGTTCGGCCGGTGCCTGTTCAACCAGACGCTGCCGGAGAGCTACCCGTTCGTCGACTTCCAGGTCGGCAAGAAGCAGCTGTCCGTGATCGTGAACGAGCTGGCGGAGACCTACCCGAAGATCGAGGTCGCCGCGTCGCTCGACGCGCTCAAGGACGCCGGCTTCCGCTGGGCGACCCGCTCCGGCGTCACGATCTCGATCGAGGACGTCGTCGCGCCGCCCAACAAGACCGAGATCATGGAGAACTACGAGCGCCGGGCCGACAAGGTCCAGCGCGAGTACGAGCGCGGTCTGATCACCGACGAGGAGCGCCGTCAGGAGCTCATCGAGATCTGGACGCACGCGACGGCCGACGTCGAGACCGACATGGTCAACGCCTTCCCGGCGACCAACCCGGTCTGGATGATGGTCAACTCCGGCGCCCGTGGTAACAAGATGCAGGTCCGGCAGATCGCCGGCATCCGCGGCCTCGTGTCCAACACCAAGGGTGAGACGATCCCGCGGCCGATCAAGGCCTCGTTCCGCGAGGGCCTGTCGGTGCTGGAGTACTTCATCTCCACCCACGGTCAGCGGAAGGGTCTGGCCGACACCGCTCTGCGTACCGCCGACTCGGGTTACCTGACCCGTCGTCTGGTGGACGTGGCGCAGGACGTCATCGTGCGTGAGATCGACTGCGGCACCGACCGCGCGGTCCCGCTGCACGTGGCCGACAGGGACGCGTCCGGCAACCTGGTCAAGGCGGAGAACGCCGAGTCCAACGTGCACGGCCGCATCCTGGCCGAGGACGTCGAGGTCGACGGCAAGGTCATCGTCCCGGCGGGCGTCGACATCAACGACACCCACGTGACGAAGCTGGTCGAGGCCGGGGTCGAGACCGTGCGCACGCGTAGCGCGCTCGTCTGCGAGGCGAAGATCGGTGTCTGCGCGACGTGCTACGGCCGCTCGCTGGCCACCGGCAAGCTCGTGGACGTCGGCGAGGCGGTCGGCATCATCGCCGCCCAGTCGATCGGTGAGCCCGGCACGCAGCTGACGATGCGGACCTTCCACACCGGTGGTGTGGCCGGCGCCGACATCACCCACGGTCTGCCCCGTGTCACGGAGCTGTTCGAGGCGCGCATCCCCAAGGGTGTCGCCCCGATCTCCGAGGCTGAGGGCCGGGTCAGGATCGACGAGACCGACAAGACCAGGAAGATCGTCATCACTCCGGACGACGGCTCGGAGGAGATCGCCTACCCGGTCTCGATGCGGTCGCGCCTGCTGGTGCAGGACGGTCAGCGCGTCTCGGTCGGTCAGCAGCTGGTCGCCGGTGCGGTCAACCCCAACGAGGTGCTGCGCATCCTCGGCCCGCGGGCCGTGCAGCTGCACCTGGTGGCGGAGGTCCAGCAGGTCTACCGGTCCCAGGGTGTGTCGATCCACGACAAGCACATCGAGATCATCGTTCGGCAGATGCTGAAGAGGGTCAACGTGCTGGAGTCCGGCGACACCGACCTGCTGCCCGGCGAGCTCGTGGAGCGGCCGCGCTTCGAGCTGATGAACCGCGAGACGGTGGCGGAGGGCGGCTCCCCGGCCGCCGGTCGTCCGGTGCTCATGGGCATCACGAAGGCCTCGCTCGCGACCGAGTCCTGGCTGTCGGCGGCGTCCTTCCAGGAGACGACCAGGGTGCTGACGGACGCGGCTATCCACGCCAAGTCCGACTCGCTGCTGGGTCTGAAGGAAAACGTCATCATCGGTAAGCTCATCCCGGCCGGCACGGGCATGCCGCAGTACCGGAACATCCGGGTGGAGCCGACCGAAGAGGCCAAGGCGGCCATGTACACGGTCGGTGGCTACGACGGCTCCGCGGCGGACTACACGTTCGGCACGGGCAGTGGCGAGGCGGTTCCGCTGGAGGAGTACGACTTCGGTCAGTACAACCGGTGA
- the rpsL gene encoding 30S ribosomal protein S12: MPTIQQLVRKGRQDKVSKTKTPALKGSPQRRGVCQRVYTTTPKKPNSALRKVARVRLTNGIEVTAYIPGVGHNLQEHSIVLVRGGRVKDLPGVRYKIIRGSLDTQGVRNRKQARSRYGAKKEKS, from the coding sequence GTGCCCACTATTCAGCAGTTGGTCCGCAAGGGCCGGCAGGACAAGGTCTCCAAGACCAAGACTCCTGCCCTCAAGGGGAGTCCGCAGCGGCGCGGCGTGTGCCAGCGCGTCTACACCACGACCCCGAAGAAGCCCAACTCGGCACTGCGTAAGGTGGCCCGCGTTCGGCTCACGAACGGCATTGAGGTCACGGCCTACATCCCCGGTGTGGGCCACAACCTGCAGGAGCACTCCATCGTGCTCGTGCGTGGCGGTCGTGTGAAGGACCTGCCTGGTGTTCGCTACAAGATCATCCGCGGTTCGCTGGACACCCAGGGTGTCCGCAACCGCAAGCAGGCCCGTAGCCGCTACGGCGCGAAGAAGGAGAAGAGCTAA
- the rpsG gene encoding 30S ribosomal protein S7 — MPRKGSPGRRQLMADPVYSSPLVTALINKVLLDGKRSIAQSIVYGALEGCREKTGNDPVVTLKRALDNVKPTLEVRSRRVGGATYQVPVEVRAARSTTLALRWLVQYSRARREKTMTERLMNELLDASNGLGASVKKREDTHKMAESNKAFAHYRW, encoded by the coding sequence ATGCCTCGTAAGGGTTCTCCTGGCCGTCGTCAGCTCATGGCTGACCCGGTTTACAGCTCGCCGCTGGTCACCGCTCTGATCAACAAGGTGCTTCTGGACGGCAAGCGCTCCATCGCGCAGTCGATCGTTTACGGCGCCCTCGAGGGCTGCAGGGAGAAGACGGGCAACGACCCGGTCGTCACCCTGAAGCGCGCGCTCGACAACGTCAAGCCCACTCTCGAGGTCCGCAGCCGCCGGGTCGGTGGCGCGACCTACCAGGTGCCGGTCGAGGTGCGCGCCGCGCGCAGCACCACCCTGGCCCTGCGCTGGCTGGTGCAGTACTCCCGCGCCCGCCGCGAGAAGACCATGACTGAGCGCCTCATGAACGAACTCCTCGACGCCAGCAACGGCCTCGGGGCGAGCGTCAAGAAGCGCGAGGACACCCACAAGATGGCCGAGTCCAACAAGGCCTTCGCCCACTACCGCTGGTAA
- the fusA gene encoding elongation factor G — MAHIDAGKTTTTERILFYTGINYKIGEVHEGAATMDWMEQEQERGITITSAATTCEWIGHTINIIDTPGHVDFTIEVERSLRVLDGAVAVFDGVAGVEPQSETVWRQADRYEVPRICFVNKMDRVGAEFHRCVEMMVSRLGATPAVIQLPWGVEADFKGVIDLIKMKGLIWSAEAAKGEMYDTVDIPADHAEAAREWRDRLIETVAENDDELMELFLEGQEPTEEQLVAAIRRATLASAINPVLCGTAFKNKGVQPLLDAIVAYLPAPTDIPAFKGHAVGKEDQVIERHADPTEPFSALAFKIASDPHLGKLTYIRIYSGTLETGSQVVNSVKGKKERIGKIYQMHANKREERPTAIAGQIVAVMGLKDTTTGDTLSDPSNQVVLESMTFPAPVINVAIEPKTKGDQEKLSTAIQRLAEEDPSFQVRRDEETGQTVIWGMGELHLEILVDRMRREFKVEANVGRPQVAYRETIRRKVEKLDYTHKKQTGGSGQFARVIINLEPLGEGNDGYEFENKVTGGRVPREYIPSVDAGAQEAAEFGVLAGYPMVGVKVTLIDGAAHDVDSSEMAFKIAGSMAFKEAARKADAVLLEPMMAVEVTTPEDYMGDVIGDLNGRRGQIQAMDERAGARVVQALVPLSEMFGYVGDLRSKTQGRASYSMQFDSYAEVPPGIAKEIVAKARGE; from the coding sequence ATGGCCCATATCGACGCGGGCAAGACCACCACGACCGAGCGCATCCTGTTCTACACCGGTATCAACTACAAGATCGGTGAGGTCCACGAGGGCGCTGCCACGATGGACTGGATGGAGCAGGAGCAGGAGCGCGGCATCACGATCACGTCTGCCGCGACCACCTGTGAGTGGATCGGTCACACCATCAACATCATCGACACTCCGGGTCACGTCGACTTCACCATCGAGGTGGAGCGTTCGCTCCGCGTCCTGGACGGTGCGGTTGCCGTGTTCGACGGCGTCGCGGGTGTCGAGCCGCAGTCGGAGACGGTGTGGCGCCAGGCTGACCGCTACGAAGTTCCCCGGATCTGCTTCGTCAACAAGATGGACCGGGTCGGTGCGGAGTTCCACCGCTGCGTCGAGATGATGGTCAGCCGCCTGGGTGCGACCCCGGCTGTGATCCAGCTTCCGTGGGGCGTTGAGGCCGACTTCAAGGGCGTCATCGACCTCATCAAGATGAAGGGTCTCATCTGGAGCGCCGAGGCCGCCAAGGGCGAGATGTACGACACCGTCGACATCCCGGCCGACCACGCCGAGGCCGCTCGCGAGTGGCGGGACCGTCTCATCGAGACCGTCGCCGAGAACGACGACGAGCTGATGGAGCTCTTCCTCGAGGGCCAGGAGCCCACCGAGGAGCAGCTGGTCGCGGCCATCCGCCGCGCCACGCTGGCCAGCGCCATCAACCCGGTGCTCTGCGGCACCGCGTTCAAGAACAAGGGCGTGCAGCCCCTGCTCGACGCGATCGTCGCCTACCTCCCCGCCCCGACCGACATCCCGGCCTTCAAGGGCCACGCGGTCGGCAAGGAGGACCAGGTGATCGAGCGTCACGCGGACCCGACGGAGCCGTTCTCCGCTCTGGCCTTCAAGATCGCCAGCGACCCCCACTTGGGCAAGCTCACGTACATCCGCATCTACTCGGGCACGCTCGAGACCGGTTCACAGGTCGTCAACTCTGTGAAGGGTAAGAAGGAGCGGATCGGCAAGATCTACCAGATGCACGCCAACAAGCGCGAAGAGCGCCCGACGGCCATCGCCGGTCAGATCGTCGCGGTCATGGGTCTGAAGGACACCACGACCGGTGACACCCTGTCCGACCCGTCGAACCAGGTCGTGCTCGAGTCGATGACGTTCCCGGCTCCGGTCATCAACGTCGCCATCGAGCCCAAGACCAAGGGCGACCAGGAGAAGCTGTCGACCGCGATCCAGCGTCTGGCCGAGGAGGACCCGTCCTTCCAGGTCCGCAGGGACGAGGAGACCGGCCAGACGGTCATCTGGGGCATGGGCGAGCTTCACCTGGAGATCCTCGTCGACCGTATGCGTCGCGAGTTCAAGGTCGAGGCCAACGTCGGTCGTCCGCAGGTGGCCTACCGCGAGACCATCCGCCGCAAGGTGGAGAAGCTCGACTACACCCACAAGAAGCAGACCGGTGGTTCCGGCCAGTTCGCGCGGGTGATCATCAACCTCGAGCCGCTGGGCGAAGGCAACGACGGCTACGAGTTCGAGAACAAGGTCACGGGCGGCCGCGTCCCGAGGGAGTACATCCCCTCGGTCGATGCGGGTGCTCAGGAGGCCGCCGAGTTCGGCGTGCTGGCCGGCTACCCGATGGTGGGCGTGAAGGTGACGCTGATCGACGGTGCCGCGCACGACGTCGACTCCTCGGAGATGGCGTTCAAGATCGCCGGCTCGATGGCCTTCAAGGAGGCCGCGCGCAAGGCCGACGCAGTGCTTCTCGAGCCGATGATGGCCGTTGAGGTCACCACGCCCGAGGACTACATGGGTGACGTCATCGGTGACCTCAACGGTCGCCGCGGGCAGATCCAGGCGATGGACGAGCGGGCCGGCGCCCGTGTCGTCCAGGCGCTCGTGCCGCTGTCTGAGATGTTCGGCTACGTGGGCGACCTTCGTAGCAAGACGCAGGGGCGCGCGAGCTACAGCATGCAGTTCGACTCCTACGCAGAGGTGCCTCCGGGCATCGCCAAGGAGATCGTCGCGAAGGCCCGGGGCGAGTAG